The genomic DNA AAAGTCCAGATTACGCCGCTCTTTTTCCTCTTCTCAGCCAGATCAGCATGAGGTTGGCAACGGTAAAGAACAGCGCGCCAGCCAGGGCCAATGGCGCTCCCGGCTCCCGGTGAATTTCAACCAGGGCGGTCCTGACTGGAGAAGGCTCGACATTCTTCAAATAGACACCGAATCCCTTGTAAAAGTAAGGATGATTGGGGCTGAAGGTCCCTTTGATAACCCCGGAAGGTGTCGAATGCCGTAAGACACCGCTGAAATCGAGCGGCATCCCCATCGGCCCAATCTGGACATCCAGCTTGACCAGGTCCAGCCGGGAACCGTCGGGGAAACTGAATGCCCCGCCTTCAGGAAGCGGCCCGCCATCCTTGAACCCGCCATAGGCGCTGGAAAGATGGGCCAGCATGATCAACAGGAAGCCAAGATGCATCAGCTGCGGGGCAATCCGGATCAGAAAACTTCCCCGCTGCCACTTGGCCCGGAGCGACTCGATGCTGCACAGCACGGTATTTAGCGCCAATACCGCCAGAATGGCAACCGTGATCCAAAGCCACCAGGTCTCGGCAGGCGGCGCCTGGGTCAGCCAGATGAACAGCGGAACATCATTGATGGCCGATCCTTCCTTGGCAATGAAAGAACCAATGCCGAGGAACAGCATCACCCCGGAAACCAGCCAGATGCCGAGGTCAAGGGACGTAAGGAAATCATACAGTTTTTTCATAAAATCACCAAAAAGACCACGATCAGAAACTATGCGAACTTTTCATCAGCATGCTCACGCCAAGATAGGTAAACAGGGTCACCCCGAAGCCGATAATCCCGGCCCAGGCCACCAGTCGGTCGGCATTAGCCCCTTTCAGGCGCAGGTGCAGGTACAGCGAGTAGAAGAGCCAGAGTATCGATGTCCAGAGCTCTTTGGGCGTCCAGAGCCAGTAGGTGCCCCAGGCGTAATATCCCCAGATCCCGCCTGACACCATCGATGCCGAGAAAAAGGTATAGCCGATCAGCGCCGCCTTGTACTGGAGGTCAAGCAACGTGCGGTCGTTGCGGGCAAGGTACAGCCCGCCAAGGATCGCGCCGATGCCGAACAGTCCGTAGGCGAAAAAGGCAAGTGCCACGTGGAGTTCGAACCAGAGGGTGTTGAGCACCGGGGGCAACGGCATGTTCATGGAGCGAAACGGCAGGGCCAGCAGGGCAAAAAGGGCGGCCAGGGCGCCGATGCTCCAGGAAAGGGTCGAATCCTTTTTCACGCCCCGGGCGTAGAGAAACGGTAGCCCCATCAGGGCAATGGAGGTGGAAAAGAATGCCAGGGTGTCATGGGGGCCGATCAATGGCAAGCGGCCCAGGGCTGTGCCGCGCATCCCCATGTGAATAAGTTCTGCTACGAGCCCTGCAAGAAAAAGCGGACGGGAATAGGAGCCGAACAGGTAGAGGCCGGCCGAGGTAATGAGGAGCCATTTCATGGGGGGAACTTACAATGATATGGCAGAACGTAGCAAGCGGAAAGTTAAAGTGCCCCCTGCCGGTAAACGGTCAGGGGGCGCTATTAATCTATACGGTCTTCAATTGCCCTGCAGAAAAGCAGAACGTCAGCTGGCCTTCTGGCTTTTGTTCCGGTAGACAACTACCGGAGCCTGATCACGCCTCGGAGCGCCCCATCGCTTGTTCTTGCTGCTAGCTGGAGTGTTTGCCGTTGAAGCATTGCTCCTCGCCCCGCTTTTGGCGGGTCCGGCAGCGGAACGCCCGCGCGAAGCACCGGCACCTTTCCCCTTGGCAAGCCTGCGCAGCGCCTGAAGCGGCTCAAGACCGGGAATGACATGCACGGGGAGAGCAGAACCGGTAAACTTCTCGATCCGGTCAAGGTAGCTAATCTCGTTATGGGAGACGAAAGAGATGGCGATCCCCGATGCCCCAGCGCGGCCGGTACGACCAATGCGGTGCACATAGTCTTCGGCGAACTTGGGGAGATCGAAGTTTATGACATGGCTGATGCCGGTTACGTCAAGACCTCGGGCCGCAACGT from Geoanaerobacter pelophilus includes the following:
- a CDS encoding cytochrome c biogenesis protein — encoded protein: MKWLLITSAGLYLFGSYSRPLFLAGLVAELIHMGMRGTALGRLPLIGPHDTLAFFSTSIALMGLPFLYARGVKKDSTLSWSIGALAALFALLALPFRSMNMPLPPVLNTLWFELHVALAFFAYGLFGIGAILGGLYLARNDRTLLDLQYKAALIGYTFFSASMVSGGIWGYYAWGTYWLWTPKELWTSILWLFYSLYLHLRLKGANADRLVAWAGIIGFGVTLFTYLGVSMLMKSSHSF
- a CDS encoding cytochrome C biogenesis protein ResB, with amino-acid sequence MKKLYDFLTSLDLGIWLVSGVMLFLGIGSFIAKEGSAINDVPLFIWLTQAPPAETWWLWITVAILAVLALNTVLCSIESLRAKWQRGSFLIRIAPQLMHLGFLLIMLAHLSSAYGGFKDGGPLPEGGAFSFPDGSRLDLVKLDVQIGPMGMPLDFSGVLRHSTPSGVIKGTFSPNHPYFYKGFGVYLKNVEPSPVRTALVEIHREPGAPLALAGALFFTVANLMLIWLRRGKRAA